TGGGGTGGTCCTAACTACTCCTTGTTCATCGGTGCTGCTGGGTCTGCATCTCCTCTTTCCCTGAAGGTTAGACCAGCAGATGCTTTCTCCTGCTCACATGCCCCGTCGGGCTTAGGCCACTAGTAAATAGTCATCATGTGTTCTGGCAAGTGAGCCTCTGCCTTCAGGGAGCTCGGCCTTGCCTAGTTTCGGTTAGTAAAGTGATAAAGGATAAAAGgcagggtgtagctcagttggacAATTGCTTTCCTATGTTAAAAGCCCTGGatatagtcccagcactcagaagggcaGGAAATGCTCTTTTAAAATGCATGATGAAATCTTACACTTTGTATGTTCATCTAAAAAGCAAAAAGGGGCCAGAGAGCCTAATGTGTGGAGTACATTGCCTGCTGTCAGAGAACTAGggttcagttcagttcccagcacctacatggcagcacacaaccatctgttaactccagttccaggagatctaatgccctcttctggcctccacaggcacaacGCCTATgtgcataaaattaaattttgtttttttgagatagtttctttgtatagccctggctgtcctggaactacccCTATAGACTAGACAtggagttgaggccagcctgggctgtttgggacttgtttgtgtttggtttattttgggatggggtctctccatgtagctttggctgtcctgggactcctTTTGTAGACCACACTGAccttaaaactcacagagatctgtctgtctgcttatgccttctaagtgctgagattaaagacatgtcaCCATACTGGGGAGACCATgtgttgatgtttttgttttgtttgtttttgtggggtttttgatttgtttgttttcaagacagggtttctctgtgtaagagccctggttgtcctggagcttcctctgtagaccaggctggcctcgaactcatagagatctgcctgcctctgtctcctaagtgctggcaaTAAAGACGTGCACTGCCACCACCTGGCCagtgagacctttttttttttttaaagaaaaaaaaaaaaaaaaaaaaaaagaaagaaagaaagaaatccataaAGGCCATAGCATGGTGGTGTGTTAAGAACAGGTGTGGAGATTGCAGAGCCTGGAAAGAGACAGCAGACTGAAAACTGAGGGTGATTGAAGACAAGTAGGTTGCTGGCTGTTGTCAAGCACCTGACTTAGAAACTGATCAGGTGACATGGAGGGGTGGAGCCTAGCTCCCTGGGGAGTGGTCAGAAGAGGCTCTCTGTGGGATTCTGGGTCGAAGGTAGTACCGCCTTCCTACTCTGTGTTGTCTTTACAGAATCACTGAAGATTCCGCTGTAACTACATTTGAGGCTCTAAAGGCTCGGGTCAGGGAGCTTGAACGGCAGCTATCTCGGGGGGACCGATACAAATGCCTCATCTGCATGGTAAGTAGGAAGGGTCGAGGCTCTTGGTCAGTGCCCTGTTTAGTTAGAAAGGGTCTCAGCTATATTTGGACCCTCAGAGGGGGAGCCTACTTCAGCGACCCTTTCTCTGCTCACCTCCCTAGGACTCATACTCGATGCCTCTGACGTCAATCCAGTGTTGGCATGTGCACTGTGAAGAGTGTTGGCTGCGGACTCTGGTGAGGTGGCATGAAACTGAGTGGGTGGGCAGCTGTTAGTGGCACTGTCCAGATGTTCACATTTGTGATTGCACCTGCTTGGGGGAGGCAAGGAACAGCCTGAAGTCAGGAATTCACCCCAAGTTGAATATGTTGTCTGCACCCTCCTTTTGGGTTCAGTTCTCCCCTCCACACACTCACTGCACATGCCCTCCTTCCCATCCCAAGTAGGCCCGACACATCACAGGTATTGGTGAGACCCCAGATCAGAAAGATGCTGGTAGTGAGTGGGTAAGCCAGACTAgggcctctgcccctccccctcccattaCTAAGCTCCTTCTGCTCCTGCCCTGTTCTTAGCTCGGGAGCAGCCATTAAAATGTCGCCCGGAGACAGCAATAAAAGGCCCGGACGTGGGCTCTGTGTCCTGATCAAAGGCCGCATGTAATCTCGTTAGGGCCAGGCAGCCACAGCTGGACCCAGCCTTGTTCTCATTACCGGGGCTCCTGCTGTGGGGCTGGCCAGGCGGTTTGATCCTGGCATCTCCCCAACACAGGAGCATGTCTGCCTGCTCAGAGGCAGCCCATGCATCCCTGGCCTGGCTGACAAGAATGAGGGCCCAGCACAAACTGAGGGAGAGACATGGCTACAGGCCCAGTGCTCATGTGTACAAGCACAGGGCATGTCATTCTGagccctcccctttcttctctcttcaggGTGCCAAGAAGCTCTGCCCTCAGTGCAACACCATCACAGCCCCTGGAGACCTGCGGAGGATCTACTTATGAGCTAGCTGTGCAGGCAGGCCTTGCCTCGAGCAACCCCCCTGCCCCAGCGTCTGTGACAGTGACTCCCCCTCTCCCCTTGTACATACTTGCACACAGGTTccccatgtacatacatgcacatacacacccaaaTACACATAGAGGACTCTGGAGCCAGAGTGGAACAGCCCTGCCTGCTTGTTCCTTCTGAACTTGGGGACCATGCCTCTTTGGGCTCTGTCTCCAGGGTTGGCAGGAAGGAGTTTGGGAAGTTCAGCAGGGCAGGGCTCCTGAGATCCACCCCCTAGACTGACCgactgacagacacacaaacaccagACTGAAGCACATGTAATATAGACTGTGTATGTTTACAATGTTGTGTATAAATGGGACACTTTGCCCTCTACCACCTCCCCTTTGGTTgtatgattttcttcttttttaatgactCCTGGAAGCAGTGCCTCCTTCAGAGCTGGCTGGGAGCTCGGCCCAACCACCTCTTAGggtgcctgcctctgctctcccatggcatcccttccctctcccatgtGCTCGGTGTTCAGTGGTGTCTATTTCTTCTCCCGGACATGGGGCATATGCCCCACGGGATCTGATCCCCTCCTTAGTCTTAGCTCATGGGGCTCCTcaagaggagctgggggagggtggAACGGACCGAGCAGGAACAGTCTGCAATTGGGCTGTCTGGCGAGGGTGCCTGGCTGCCCAGCCTGCTGTTGAGAACAACCCCTGGGGGTAGATGTGCTGCTCCCAAGGGGAGTGCTGGCTCCCTGCCCCTCCTGTGGGCCCTATGGTGTGATGCTGTGTCTGTATATTCTATACAAAGGTACTTGTCCTTTCCCTTTGTAAACTACATTTGACATGGATTAAAACAGTATAAACCAGCTGCTGTCTGTGTTTGAAGGTCTGATGGGAAGGTGGTGACTGAGGCGGTAAGAGGTTCATCTTATGCAGCATTActgtagggtggggtgggggacaccCAGGAGCATCCCAGCAGGTGTGTGGGGGTAGGGCTGAAGATCTGGGCTCCTGGCTATTGATGGGTAGGGGCTCTAGGTTAATTCCTTATCGATGTAGAATCGTCAGCTCATTAATCACAAAAGAGGTCAGAGCTTGGGGTACAGAGGGGATGTAAGTTCTAGTCCCCAACCTAGGGCAGAAGCAGCTACAGACAAGTCAGAAAAGCTCTGGGGCTCTGTTACCTTTCAGTCCCCTGAAATGTGCCATAGATCACCTGGGTTTCAGGGCATGGGGGACTGTAGCCTGGTGTAATTCCTGCCTAGATCCTCAGGTTAAAAAGACTTTCAAGTAAAAGGCTGTTGTTAGCCTGCCAGGACGGCAGATAGAGCATTTTGTTAGCTCCTTGGCTCCCCACTGCCAGTGAAATAACTGGATGCCTTCCTGGCAGAGGGTTCAGGCGAGCCCtcaccagagaaatgtgaggaAAAGGTGGTTGCTCAGACTCAAGGGATTTCTTTCTGGGATGCCTGCAAGCCCACAGAAATCTGGTCTAGTTGGCAGCTCCTGCTTCCCTTTGCAAACCCACCTTTTGGGAATCCAGAAGAGACCCTTCATGGCCCTCATGCCCTGCTTGGTGCCACCAAATATCCTGAGCACAGAGCTGGTAGGGCTTCCAGTGCAAAGTGAAGCAGCCCTATGATGCCTGGGAAGAGGTGTACTCTCCCtttcccctgccctgccctgtcatcaggTCCTTGACAGCTGCttaccctggggggggggggggggggaagaggacaTATAGCCTGTAACCTGGCACATTTAACGGCATTCATTCCACTAAGCATGCTTTAAGCTGTCTCATGGTGCAGACAACACTGCCACCTGTTGGCCATGGCTAGGGATGTAAGCACATCTCCAAGGAATCAGAAAAGTAGCAGAGAACCCCAGAGGTTGATGCCCTGAGGATACAGCTGGCCTCTGGAGACTTGGGGATCTATTGCCCCAAGAACTATTAGAAGTCTCCCACCCACAGATTTCAAACTGCCTGCCAAACTCTGAAAGCCCTTCTCTCAAACCTAAGTCCCTTGATCACAGAAAGTTCAATCAACAAATTTATTGACTACCTAACCTACTGTGTGCACAAATTGTGCAGCTGTGACTGTCAGCACAGAAGATGGGACAACCTATGAGCACAGCCATCTTTGTTGCTGGAGGGCACTGAGTGGGACCATCTTAGAATGAAGGTAGTGTTTCAGCCTGAATCCCCTTACCCTGGTTCtgccttcctttgttttgttttgttttggtttggttttttcaagacagggtttctctgtgtagtcctggctatcccggaactcactctgtagaccaggctggcctgaactcagaaatctcaaGGATTAAAGAAAGCTcaaggattaaaggcgtgcaccaccactgcccagcatggttCTGCCTTCCAAGACAAGAATCACTGCATCCTCCCTCCTGTTGAACATGGCAGCCTTCCCTTGAGCACGGTAGTCCTCCCCTTAAATACACAGCCTCCAAATCACTCAGACTCAGAGGCTCCCTAACCAAGTGGCACCAAGCAGGCCCCAAATATCCAAATCCTAAGCTTTCATCTGATGTCTGCCTCAGAGTTCCAGACCACAAGGTCAGACAGAGACAGCCTCTCTGAGTGACAGGCCCAAGTGGGGACAGTGCTTTACACTGTGGAGATTTGTCTTGCAGGGAGGTCACAGCCCTGCTCCCCGGCCTCCCTCTACTACTCTGCAGTACCTTCCAGTCATGAAATTAAACTTCATGCATGGTGGcataggcctgtaatcccaggacctgggaggtagagacagaaagaccacAAGCTCAAGTCATCCTCCTCTACAAAGtgagacagcctgagctacaagacacacacccactccccatcccccaacACCTAAACTTAATTCTGAGAACAAATATAACATTTCAGTTACccaaccaggtgtggtggcacaggcctttaaccccagcactctgaaggcagggccaggtggatctgtgagttcaaggccaccatgatctatagagcaagtttcagggtACCCAAGATCCTTAAGTTCTAGGATATGCAAAGTAGCCAAGAGCTAGAAATCTGCTAACGAGCTGTATGCATAGGTGCCGGGTGCTGGACACCTGCCGTTAACAAGCAGGGTCACCAACTGGACATCTGCGATTTTGTGATGAGAAGAGCACCTATGTTAAAGGTTCTTACCACAATCtcagtgtgtgcttgtatgtgtgcaggCAAACGTGCAAATGCATGGGAGGCCCGAGGTCAGCCCAGGTGCTGCCCCTCAGGTactgtttactttgttttttgagagaggtcCTCTCTCTGGCTTGGGGCTAATTAGTCTAGGTTAACTAACCTGGGCCAGTGAGCCCCAgtcctgcctatctctgcctccccagagccgGGATTttaagtgtgtgccactatgtctggctttctttttttttttttttgtttctttgtttatttttttttttttttttttttttttttttttttttttttttttggtttttcgagacagggtttctctgtgtatagccctggctgtcctagaactcactctgtagaccaggctggccttgaactcagaaatccacctgcccctcccaagtgctgggattaaaggtgtgtgccaccaccgcccggcctggctttctttttttaatgtgagttctgggattgaactcacgACTGTACAGccggcactttaccaactgagctttcTCTTCAACCCCACATTATTTTTGAAGACAACTCTGGGCTTGGAGCCATCTACCTAACACGCCCATGCACAGTGTGTTAACTCTTTACAGACCAAACACCGTAGGAATCAGTAACCTATCACACTTGTTCAAGTAACTGTAAGGCTGCCCCACAGAAACCTGCCCTGACACTCCCAATCCCAGGACCGGAGGGAGGGAATAGCCATGCTAGTAGCCCCCAGGATAGATAGAAGTTGAAGGGAGATGTCGGCGTTTATTTCTGGAGCAGGACCTCAGCACTGGACACAATTATGCATGAAGTCAACACACAGACTTGTATAGTAAGTAGGATAGTCTCGGAGGTGGCTGACATGCGCAGATGACACAAAGTCCACTCCGCGCACCATGACCTGGCGAGCCAGGCGTGCCTCTACCATACGTTCCACATCCCTGGCTGAAACCACCTTATCAGCTCTAGAGTAGAGGTAGAGCTCAGGCCAGCAGGAGCCTGAGTCCTGCAGCCTGTCGTAGAAGTGGGTGTGGAAGAGGGCAGTGAATGGAGCAAGCAGAAAGTGGAACAGGACCACCACCAGGGCGAACGCTGCCAGGAGCAACAGGCGCAGCACGACAGGTCGGCGCTCCAGGATGGTTGCCAGGGCCCTCAGGGCCCCTAACAGGTTGCTATCACCAGGACCACTGTCAAAGATGGTGCCCACCACATGCAAATGGCGGAAGCGCTGATGGGTCTGTAGGAGCTCCAGGACATAGCGGTAGAGCATGACACCGGCATTGCTGAAGACATGGAAGAGCAGAGGTTCCCGCTCAATCTCATAGTCAAAGAGGAGCTCAAGCAGCTTCTGGGCCATCACACGAAGTGAGGGGATGCCCAAAGACTCGGAGAAGAAGACCATGTGCCAGGGGGCTGTGTATCGGATCACAATGCAGCCCTGGAGAGACAAGAGCACAGGTTAGCCAAAGGAGCCCAGTAACTCTAATTTCCTCAGGGTTCTGCTGTAGCTAGCTTTGCCAGCTGCAGGTGTAGGTGTCTCCCAGAAGTGGAAGTACACTCAAGGCCTGTTTCTGAATACCCCGGGCTTCATGCTGTCCATGCCTCTTCAGCCTGGGGTGGTATTTGAATCCTGGAGCTGAGAACGTGCTTTGGAGACATCTGATTCAACCAGAAGAAAGTATCTTCAGTCTAGTTTTCTCTGTGGCTGTCTTCCTAGCTAACACCACTCCAGACCTTGCATAGTTAAGGCCTTGGGGCTTGGCTACATCATGCTGCAGCTACAGTGCCTTGCTCTTCCTAGACACAAGTAGGCACGCATCCCCAAGAGATCGAGAGATGGCATGCAGGTCCCAGATTTGACCACCAGAGGGTGCTAGTGAGTCAGCTCTGCATCGCAGTCCTGTCTCCTTTCCCTGTCGCAGGGCCCTGAAAACAGAATCCATACTGTCTGAATTTGAGGGTCTGACCCTTGATTATATTTGACTCCCGGACTTAGAACCACTCCTCACACTCAACTTGAAATTCTaaaccagaaagagaaagagatacagataaacagacagggacagaaacaaaacaatgaaagaaatacaaaatattgaaaatacagaaaatattgttCTTAAATCCTAAAATCTAGGCCCAAGCACTTTCAACTTCCAAACCCCTTACTGCCTGGCTCAAGTGAACCTTTATACCTCTGGCCAGCTTCCCTTGAAGGCCAGTTAGAAAAGGCAGCAGATACCACCCTGTCTGGATCTCAATCCCTCCTATTAATATGTTCTAGAGACAAACAGCCTCTCTGTCAGGAGCATTTGAGTTGGGCAGGCTCTGGGGTCAGACAGGTCTGGGCTTAATTCCTGGCCCTGCCACTTATTAACTGTCTGGGCAAAGAGTAAtttacttcctctttctctgtctgcgcCCCCATCTATAGCTGGGATGACACCCACCTCAAAAGGTTATGGtagaagtttaaaaacaaatgtatctCAAGTGACAAAGCCACTACCTGACAGGAGCAAGGGGAGACCTGTGGGCACAGCTCTCGGAGACCCCTGAGCTTCCAGCCACGGAAGCACTGAATACTCTGGAGGGGGTTGCTGAAGGCCACCCACACTCCCAAATGCTAACACCTGAGAGAGGCTGTTAGCCTTTCCCCCACCCTCTCAGCAGGCAGGATTATGCTCTTACATGTACTCCCTTACAGCTCTGTCTCCTCAGTAAGCCAAAAGTAAGACCTTTAAATCTCAAGAAAGGATAGAGAGGTTTGAGGGACGAAAGAATTAGCCGCAGTGTGTGACCCCGATTGGACTCTGGGCTTGGACATATCAGCTATATAAGATGCTTTGGGGACGTGTGACTTGGGAATCTGGACATGGACTGTACACGGTATGCAATGAAAACTTACTAACATGAGGTGGAGTTCATGGCCTACAAACAGCAGGCAGCACACAGTAACGATCTTTTTCAACAAAAGGTACGCAGAGGAAACCTAGATGGACGCGCTCCTTACAGCGTAAGCAGAGGCAACCTCTAGATGGTAGAACAGGCTGGcgttaatttaagaaaaatagagtTTTCGACtgggaagctttttttttctttgtgtcctcCTTCTTGTTGCCAAGAGTAAGGCAACCCTTCCCTGAGGCTGTCCCTGCCCTcagcacctctgtcatccctGCGACACCCCCCGCCCCACTTTATTCCTCACACCCTCTGCTCACATAACCAAAGTCCCATGAGCCCACTGTCTCCCTCATAGCCATCTTTGCATGGCTCCGGCTCTAGGGCTGCCTTAGAAGTGGCCAACCTTTGTTCCAGACCAAAGGTGAAGCAACCAAGCTTAAAGTCCCGACAAAACAGCTCAGGTTAGCAGAGGCCCGCACCCTGGGCAAGCACTTGCCCGCAGTACTCACCCTTTTGTGGTAGATGGCACTGTACTTGGCCAGGTTCTTGTCCCTGCAGCCACCCCAGCCCAAGAGAATCACCACAGGCTGTTGCTTCCCGGCCTCCTTCCCACCTTGGCTGTTCTCTGAAACATAGATGAGAACCATCAACACCAGAGGCAGCACTGGGGGTTCTGGCTAATCTAGAGCTGTaggcagagaactgactccagtcTCCATGTGGCTCCATCCTTCCAGCCAACTGCCTTTTCCTAGGCCTCTGAGGAGGGAGCATAACATTGCTGGATAAACCCACATGAGGACACCATATTTTAGTAACTCAAATCTCAAGACAATAAAGTGAATGCCCTTTCTAGACAATTCACCTTTCAGCCAGGGGAACCATGATCTATGGGCTAAATCagtttgattttctttcatttgtaaaaattacatttatttctttgtatggGAAGAGACATGAGTGCCGAGGTGTGTATGTctggcggtcagaggacaatctgtcAGAGCTGGACCTCCTCCTACCATGaatcctggggatcaaaccagCAAATatcttaacccactgagccatctcgccaaccCACTGTTTTTCTATGGTCTATGAGCTAAcatgatgcatgtgtgtatggagtaTGAGCTTGTCCATGTGAtgtcatgtgtgtatggtgtatgtgctTGCCCATGTGATgtcatgtgtgtatggtatatgagCTTGTCCATGTGATGTCATGTGTGTATGGAGTATGAGCTTGTCCATGTGAtgtcatgtgtgtatggtgtatgtgctTGCCCATGTGATGtcatgtgtatatggtgtatatgctTGCCCATGTGATGTCATGTGTGTATGGAGTATAAGCTTGTCCATGTATGtcatgtatgtatggtgtatgtgctTGTCCATGTGACGCCATGTATATATGGTGTATGTGCTTGTCCATGTGATGCCATGTGTGTATGGAGTATGTGCTTGCCCATGTGATGTGCACGTGCACTGTGGAAGCTAGAGGTCAACCTGAGTTTCTTTCGCAATCACTCTCAACCTAGTTTGTGGAAAGAGTCTTTCAGTAGACTTGGAGCTCATGGCTGGCGATCCAGCCGTCTTTGTCTCTCCCTGACCCTGGGATTACCACTGTGTTCACCCTGCCCAATGTTGATGAGGTACTGGGGAtaagaactcaggtcctcatgctccaACAGCATTGCCCGTGAGCTCCTTTCCAGTTCCAGAAtagctttcattttgttttgttttgtttttatattgctagggatcaaactgagGGCCCCACagagctctgtcactgagctacctCAAGCTCAGGCTTTtacttcctcctcccaccccacccaccccccttttttgagacaaggtcttactatagTCCTAGATGGCCTAGAaccctatctaaaaaaataaatacctatAAATTTACAAACAGTCTCTAATG
Above is a window of Arvicanthis niloticus isolate mArvNil1 chromosome 5, mArvNil1.pat.X, whole genome shotgun sequence DNA encoding:
- the Tmem53 gene encoding transmembrane protein 53 isoform X1 gives rise to the protein MASAELDYSIEIPDQPCWSQKNSQGGKEAGKQQPVVILLGWGGCRDKNLAKYSAIYHKRGCIVIRYTAPWHMVFFSESLGIPSLRVMAQKLLELLFDYEIEREPLLFHVFSNAGVMLYRYVLELLQTHQRFRHLHVVGTIFDSGPGDSNLLGALRALATILERRPVVLRLLLLAAFALVVVLFHFLLAPFTALFHTHFYDRLQDSGSCWPELYLYSRADKVVSARDVERMVEARLARQVMVRGVDFVSSAHVSHLRDYPTYYTSLCVDFMHNCVQC
- the Tmem53 gene encoding transmembrane protein 53 isoform X2, which encodes MVFFSESLGIPSLRVMAQKLLELLFDYEIEREPLLFHVFSNAGVMLYRYVLELLQTHQRFRHLHVVGTIFDSGPGDSNLLGALRALATILERRPVVLRLLLLAAFALVVVLFHFLLAPFTALFHTHFYDRLQDSGSCWPELYLYSRADKVVSARDVERMVEARLARQVMVRGVDFVSSAHVSHLRDYPTYYTSLCVDFMHNCVQC